From the Gasterosteus aculeatus chromosome 13, fGasAcu3.hap1.1, whole genome shotgun sequence genome, one window contains:
- the LOC144386229 gene encoding LOW QUALITY PROTEIN: zinc-binding protein A33-like (The sequence of the model RefSeq protein was modified relative to this genomic sequence to represent the inferred CDS: substituted 1 base at 1 genomic stop codon) yields MAEKIAVVESYLSCHVCSETFRDPVSLSCGHSFCSSCLQQFWEQDGNKNCPICKSKSSTDEPAVNLTLKGLADSFADRQNNGSTQTEPEKEKEEVVCEEHPEVPYWFCEDEQKAVCPVCEFSLHQSHKVVPLEQAVRNLKDQLRSDLESLEDKKDIYEEVEETYNEVIELSKXQLVSTERRIRAEFNKLHQFLREEEESRLAALREEEEQKGKTISREMKMIEEQISSLSDSISAVEEDLQKDKVSFLSSYKATQTRARVQSSLTDPQLVSGALIDVAKHLGNLSFRVWEKMKDLVHFSPVILDPNTAAYTLSLSDDLTSVRCGDTDQQLPDNPERFTWYANVLGSEGFSSGKHSWEVEVGDHPNWLVGLVKESVDRKGERGASPGDGVWCLVHRSGKYTNGAGQTVRVKKSLQRIRVQLNYDRGDVSFYDPEDTTPICTHRDTFTEKLFPYFSVGESGDAKTADIKICQTDVSL; encoded by the coding sequence ATGGCTGAAAAAATCGCTGTTGTTGAAAGTTACCTGAGCTGCCATGTTTGTTCAGAGACCTTCAGAGATCCCGTGTCTCTGAGCTGCGGCCACAGCTTCTGTTCAAGCTGCCTGCAGCAATTCTGGGAACAAGATGGAAACAAGAACTGTCCCATCTGTAAAAGTAAGTCCTCAACGGATGAACCAGCAGTGAACTTAACACTGAAGGGACTCGCTGACTCCTTTGCTGACAGACAGAATAATGGATCAACTCAGACGGaaccagagaaggagaaagaggaggtggtGTGTGAAGAACATCCAGAAGTCCCTTATTGGTTCTGTGAGGACGAGCAGAAAGCTGTGTGTCCTGTCTGTGAGTTCTCTCTCCACCAGAGTCACAAGGTGGTTCCTCTAGAACAAGCAGTCAGGAACCTGAAGGACCAGCTGAGATCTGACTTGGAGTCTCTGGAGGACAAGAAGGACATATACGAAGAAGTGGAGGAAACGTACAATGAAGTGATTGAACTCTCCAAGTAGCAGCTGGTGTCCACAGAGAGGAGGATCAGAGCAGAGTTCAACAAGCTCCACCAGTtcctgagagaggaagaggagtccagACTGGCAgctctgagggaggaagaggagcagaaggggaagaccatcagcagagagatgaagatgattgaggagcagatctcctctctgtcagacagcatctctgctgttgaagaagacctgcagaaagacaaggtGTCGTTCCTCAGCAGTTATAAAGCCACTCAGACCAGAGCCAGAGTCCAGAGCTCACTGACAGATCCACAGCTGGTCTCAGGAGCTCTGATAGATGTGGCCAAACACCTGGGCAACCTATCCTTCAGAGtctgggagaagatgaaggacctGGTCCACTTCAGTCCTGTCATTCTGGACCCAAACACTGCAGCCTAcaccctctctctgtctgatgATCTGACCAGTGTGAGATGTGGAGACACAGACCAGCAGCTTCCTGATAATCCAGAGAGATTCACCTGGTATGCAAATGTTCTGGGCTCTGAGGGCTTCAGCTCAGGGAAACACagctgggaggtggaggtgggagacCATCCTAACTGGCTTGTAGGTTTGGTTAAAGAGTCAGTtgacaggaagggagagagaggtgctTCACCAGGTGATGGAGTCTGGTGTTTAGTTCATCGCAGTGGAAAATACACTAATGGAGCTGGTCAGACTGTCAGAGTGAAGAAGAGTCTCCAGAGGATCAGAGTCCAGCTGAACTACGACAGGGGGGACGTGTCCTTCTACGACCCTGAAGACACGACTCCCATCtgcactcacagagacactttCACTGAGAAACTCTTCCCATATTTTAGTGTTGGAGAGTCTGGTGACGCTAAAACTGCTGATATCAAAATCTGTCAAACTGATGTTTCTCTGTGA
- the LOC144386228 gene encoding zinc-binding protein A33-like: MAENTVLLESFLSCHVCSETFRDPVSLSCSHSFCSSCLQRFWEQAGNKNCPICKSKSSTDEPAVNLTLKGLADSFADRQNNGSTQTEPEKEKEEVVCEEHPEVPYWFCEDEQKAVCPVCEFSLHQSHKVVPLEQAVRNLKDQLRPDLESLQDKKDKHQQVEKTYNEVIQLSKEQLVSTERKIRAEFNKLHQFLREEEESRLAALREEEEQKGKTISREMKMIEEQISSLSDSISAVEEVLQKDKVSFLSSYKATQTRARVQSSLTDPQLVSGALIDVAKHLGNLSFRVWEKMKDQVHFSPVILDPNTAAYTLSLSDDLTSVRCGDTDQQLPDNPERCTKYPEVLGSEGFSSGKHSWEVEVGDHPYWFVGLVKESVDRQGERGDSPKDAVWCLGHNSGKYINGAGRTVRVKKSLQRIRVQLDYDRGDVSFYDPEDTTPVCTHRDTFTEKLFPYFYIGESDDAKTADIKICQTDVSL, translated from the coding sequence ATGGCTGAAAATACTGTTCTTTTGGAAAGTTTCCTGAGCTGCCATGTTTGTTCAGAGACGTTCAGAGATCCCGTGTCTCTGAGCTGCAGCCACAGTTTCTGTTCAAGCTGCCTGCAGCGATTCTGGGAACAAGCTGGAAACAAGAACTGTCCCATCTGTAAAAGTAAGTCCTCAACGGATGAACCAGCAGTGAACTTAACACTGAAGGGACTCGCTGACTCCTTTGCTGACAGACAGAATAATGGATCAACTCAGACGGaaccagagaaggagaaagaggaggtggtGTGTGAAGAACATCCAGAAGTCCCTTATTGGTTCTGTGAGGACGAGCAGAAAGCTGTGTGTCCTGTCTGTGAGTTCTCTCTCCACCAGAGTCACAAGGTGGTTCCTCTAGAACAAGCAGTCAGGAACCTGAAGGACCAGCTGAGACCTGACTTGGAGTCTCTGCAGGACAAGaaggacaaacaccaacaaGTGGAGAAAACATACAATGAAGTGATCCAACTCTCCAAGGAGCAGCTGGTgtccacagagaggaagatCAGAGCAGAGTTCAACAAGCTCCACCAGTtcctgagagaggaagaggagtccagACTGGCAgctctgagggaggaagaggagcagaaggggaagaccatcagcagagagatgaagatgattgaggagcagatctcctctctgtcagacagcatctctgctgttgaagaagtcctgcagaaagacaaggtGTCGTTCCTCAGCAGTTATAAAGCCACTCAGACCAGAGCCAGAGTCCAGAGCTCACTGACAGATCCACAGCTGGTCTCAGGAGCGCTGATAGATGTGGCCAAACACCTGGGGAACCTGTCCTTTAGAGtctgggagaagatgaaggaccaGGTCCACTTCAGTCCTGTCATTCTGGACCCAAACACTGCGGCCTAcaccctctctctgtctgatgATCTGACCAGTGTGAGATGTGGAGACACAGACCAGCAGCTTCCTGATAATCCAGAGAGATGCACTAAGTATCCAGAAGTTCTGGGCTCTGAGGGCTTCAGCTCAGGGAAACACagctgggaggtggaggtgggagacCATCCTTACTGGTTTGTAGGTTTGGTTAAAGAGTCAGTTGacaggcagggagagagaggtgatTCACCAAAAGATGCAGTCTGGTGTTTAGGTCATAACAGTGGAAAATACATTAATGGAGCTGGTCGGACTGTCAGAGTGAAGAAGAGTCTCCAGAGGATCAGAGTCCAGCTGGACTATGACAGGGGGGACGTGTCCTTCTACGACCCTGAAGACACAACTCCCGTCtgcactcacagagacactttCACTGAGAAACTCTTCCCATATTTTTATATTGGAGAGTCTGATGATGCTAAAACTGCTGATATCAAAATCTGTCAAACTGATGTTTCTCTGTGA